In the genome of Streptomyces sp. NBC_00190, one region contains:
- a CDS encoding YccF domain-containing protein: MKTILNVIWLILSGIWLFLGYVLAGVLLCITIIGIPFGIAAFRIAVYALWPFGYTTVERRDAGAASCIGNVLWLVLAGWWLAIGHIVTGLALCVTIIGIPFGIANFKMVPLSLLPLGREIVPTDAPFASR, from the coding sequence GTGAAGACCATTCTGAACGTCATCTGGCTCATCCTCAGCGGCATCTGGCTGTTCCTGGGCTACGTCCTCGCGGGTGTGCTGCTCTGCATCACCATCATCGGCATCCCGTTCGGCATCGCCGCCTTCCGCATCGCCGTCTACGCCCTGTGGCCCTTCGGGTACACCACGGTCGAGCGCCGCGACGCGGGCGCCGCCTCCTGCATCGGCAACGTCCTGTGGCTCGTCCTGGCGGGCTGGTGGCTGGCCATCGGCCACATCGTCACCGGACTCGCGCTGTGCGTCACGATCATCGGCATCCCGTTCGGCATCGCCAACTTCAAGATGGTCCCGCTCTCCCTGCTCCCGCTGGGCCGCGAAATCGTCCCGACGGACGCTCCGTTCGCCTCTCGCTGA
- a CDS encoding SMI1/KNR4 family protein, with protein sequence MNETEQLLEQVADRVRNSAHAQGRPLPAPSATGEIAHAEGILGFTLPPLLTALYTRVGDGGFGPEYGVLSLGQAVRTCGAQRASGWRWPAGVLPIADFGCAMYACVDCHSQTAQVLLFDPNPGEPDLAWSIDTPSLAGWLRGWLDGTAWFCEESGLGEETDLELAPWAEFRSRI encoded by the coding sequence ATGAACGAGACCGAGCAGTTGCTGGAGCAAGTCGCGGACCGCGTGCGCAACTCCGCGCACGCGCAGGGAAGGCCCCTGCCCGCACCGTCGGCCACCGGGGAGATCGCCCACGCCGAAGGCATACTCGGCTTCACGCTGCCGCCGCTGCTCACTGCGCTCTACACCCGCGTGGGCGACGGCGGATTCGGCCCGGAGTACGGAGTGCTGTCGCTGGGTCAGGCCGTCCGGACGTGTGGGGCGCAGCGCGCGTCCGGGTGGCGCTGGCCGGCGGGCGTACTGCCGATAGCCGACTTCGGCTGCGCCATGTACGCGTGCGTGGACTGCCACTCCCAGACCGCCCAGGTCCTGCTGTTCGACCCGAATCCAGGGGAGCCCGACCTCGCCTGGTCCATCGACACCCCGAGCCTGGCCGGCTGGCTCCGCGGCTGGCTGGACGGCACCGCCTGGTTCTGCGAGGAGTCAGGCCTGGGGGAGGAGACCGACCTGGAACTGGCTCCCTGGGCCGAGTTCAGATCCCGGATCTGA
- a CDS encoding APC family permease: MTNELKRSLGVSDAVVVGLGAMVGAGIFAALAPAARAAGGALLAALALAALVAYCNAHSSARLAARYPASGGTYVYGRERLGPFWGYLAGWGFVVGKTASCAAMALTVGAYVWPGQQHAVAVAAVVALTAAGYGGVQKSARLARLIVAAVLAVLAGVVVVCLTSEAADAGRLGGGDWGAVGLLQGAGLLFFAFAGYARITTLGEEVRDPERTIPRAVPLALGIALLVYAAVTVAALSVLGADGLAGSSAPLADAVRAAGRPELTPVVRVGAALAALGSLLALVLGVSRTALAMARDGHLPRTLAAVHPRHQVPHHAELAVGAVVAVLAATADLRGAIGFSSFGVLAYYAIANASAWTLDSGVKGRAVAVVGLSGCVVLACALPLASAVAGAAVLAVGVLAYGVRRRFRSGI, translated from the coding sequence GTGACCAACGAGTTGAAGCGCAGCCTGGGAGTCTCCGACGCGGTCGTGGTCGGGCTCGGTGCGATGGTCGGCGCCGGGATCTTCGCCGCCCTCGCCCCGGCGGCACGCGCGGCGGGCGGCGCGCTCCTCGCGGCCCTCGCGCTGGCGGCTCTGGTGGCCTACTGCAACGCGCACTCCTCGGCGCGGCTGGCCGCCCGGTACCCGGCCTCCGGCGGCACGTACGTCTACGGGCGCGAGCGGCTCGGGCCCTTCTGGGGATATCTGGCGGGCTGGGGGTTCGTGGTCGGCAAGACGGCCTCCTGCGCGGCGATGGCCCTGACCGTCGGCGCGTACGTCTGGCCCGGGCAGCAGCATGCCGTGGCCGTCGCCGCGGTGGTGGCGCTGACGGCCGCCGGCTACGGCGGCGTGCAGAAGTCCGCCCGGCTGGCCCGGCTGATCGTGGCGGCCGTCCTCGCGGTGCTGGCCGGTGTGGTCGTGGTGTGCCTGACCTCCGAGGCGGCCGACGCCGGGCGGCTCGGCGGCGGGGACTGGGGTGCGGTCGGACTGTTGCAGGGGGCCGGGCTGCTGTTCTTCGCCTTCGCGGGCTACGCCCGGATCACCACCCTGGGCGAGGAGGTGCGTGACCCGGAGCGGACGATCCCACGGGCGGTCCCGCTCGCGCTGGGGATCGCGCTGCTGGTGTACGCCGCCGTGACGGTGGCGGCGCTGTCGGTGCTCGGTGCCGACGGGCTGGCGGGGTCGTCGGCCCCGCTGGCCGACGCGGTCCGGGCGGCAGGCCGGCCCGAACTGACCCCGGTCGTCCGGGTGGGCGCGGCCCTGGCCGCGCTGGGCTCGCTGCTGGCCCTCGTCCTCGGCGTCTCCCGGACGGCCTTGGCGATGGCCCGGGACGGCCATCTGCCCCGCACCCTGGCCGCCGTACATCCCCGGCATCAGGTGCCGCACCATGCCGAGCTCGCGGTGGGTGCGGTCGTGGCGGTGCTCGCGGCCACCGCCGACCTGCGGGGGGCGATCGGTTTCTCCTCCTTCGGAGTGCTGGCTTACTACGCGATCGCGAACGCCTCCGCGTGGACACTCGATTCAGGTGTCAAGGGCCGGGCCGTGGCAGTGGTCGGGCTGTCCGGCTGTGTGGTGCTGGCCTGCGCGCTGCCCCTCGCGTCGGCGGTCGCGGGGGCGGCGGTGCTGGCGGTCGGCGTACTGGCCTACGGTGTGCGCCGACGGTTCAGATCCGGGATCTGA
- a CDS encoding SulP family inorganic anion transporter: MPGAGTFREDFGASVVVALVALPLCVGVAVASGVPAELGIVTGVVGGLVTGWFRGSSLQVSGPAAGLTVLVYEAVRAHGLPALGVLVLAAGAVQLGMGVLRLGRWFRAISVAVVHGMLAGIGLVLISGQLYALGGVEAPGQTLAKLGGVHELGAQADWAAVALGAGTMAVLSLWRRMPARMRLVPGALVGVAAATAVAALLRLPVEKVRVTGVLEAVSPPSWGDFGALASFGAVGTVIALALIASAETLFSAAAVDRMHDGPRTEYDRELIAQGVGNSVCGLLGALPMTAVIVRSAANVEAGARTRAARVLHGGWLLLFAVAFPQVLEAVPLAALAGVLLHAGWKLLPARAVAALWRTHRGEAVVLVVTASAIVATNLFEGVLVGLGLAVAKAAWETSHVHIEEVWEDGELCVRVVGNASFLRLPKLLDALDALPHGKPVRLDLSGLRHLDHACLTALEGWELGRMPLPGREGVI; encoded by the coding sequence ATGCCTGGGGCCGGCACGTTTCGCGAAGACTTCGGGGCGTCCGTCGTCGTCGCGCTGGTCGCGCTACCTCTCTGCGTGGGGGTGGCCGTCGCCTCCGGGGTGCCGGCCGAGCTAGGGATCGTCACGGGCGTGGTCGGAGGGCTCGTCACCGGGTGGTTCCGGGGGAGCTCGCTGCAGGTGAGCGGGCCCGCGGCCGGGCTCACCGTGCTGGTCTACGAGGCGGTGCGGGCGCACGGTCTGCCCGCGCTCGGGGTGCTGGTGCTGGCCGCCGGGGCGGTGCAGCTGGGCATGGGGGTGCTGCGGCTCGGGCGGTGGTTCCGGGCGATCTCCGTCGCCGTCGTGCACGGGATGCTGGCCGGGATCGGGCTGGTGCTGATCTCCGGGCAGCTCTACGCGCTGGGCGGCGTGGAGGCTCCGGGGCAGACCCTGGCCAAGCTGGGCGGGGTGCACGAGCTCGGGGCACAGGCCGACTGGGCCGCCGTGGCACTCGGGGCCGGGACCATGGCCGTCCTGTCGCTGTGGCGCCGGATGCCGGCGCGGATGCGACTCGTACCCGGCGCGCTGGTGGGGGTGGCGGCCGCCACCGCGGTGGCGGCCCTGCTGCGGCTGCCCGTGGAGAAGGTTCGGGTGACGGGGGTCCTGGAAGCGGTGTCCCCGCCCTCCTGGGGCGACTTCGGCGCGCTGGCCTCCTTCGGGGCGGTCGGGACCGTGATCGCGCTGGCGCTGATCGCCTCCGCCGAGACGCTGTTCAGTGCCGCCGCCGTGGACCGCATGCACGACGGGCCGAGGACGGAGTACGACCGGGAGCTCATCGCCCAGGGCGTGGGCAACAGCGTGTGCGGGCTGCTCGGGGCGCTGCCGATGACCGCCGTCATCGTGCGCAGCGCCGCCAATGTGGAGGCCGGGGCGCGCACCCGGGCGGCCCGGGTGCTGCACGGCGGCTGGCTGTTGCTCTTCGCCGTGGCCTTCCCCCAGGTCCTGGAGGCCGTACCGCTCGCCGCGCTGGCCGGGGTGCTGCTGCACGCGGGCTGGAAGCTGCTGCCGGCCCGGGCGGTGGCCGCGCTGTGGCGGACGCACCGGGGTGAGGCGGTGGTGCTGGTGGTCACGGCCTCCGCGATCGTGGCCACCAATCTCTTCGAGGGCGTGCTGGTCGGCCTGGGGCTCGCCGTCGCCAAGGCGGCCTGGGAGACCTCCCACGTGCACATCGAGGAGGTGTGGGAGGACGGCGAGCTGTGCGTGCGGGTCGTGGGGAACGCCAGCTTCCTGAGGCTGCCCAAGCTGCTCGACGCCCTGGACGCACTTCCGCACGGGAAGCCGGTGCGGCTCGATCTGAGCGGGCTGCGCCATCTCGACCACGCCTGCCTGACCGCCCTGGAGGGGTGGGAGCTGGGGCGGATGCCGCTCCCCGGCCGGGAAGGCGTCATCTAG
- a CDS encoding YajQ family cyclic di-GMP-binding protein — translation MADSSFDIVSKVERQEVDNALNQAAKELSQRYDFKGTGATIAWSGEKILMEANSEERVKAVLDVFETKLVKRGISLKALDAGEPQLSGKEYKIFATIEEGISQENAKKVAKIIRDEGPKGVKAQVQGEELRVSSKSRDDLQEVQALLKGKDLDFAIQFVNYR, via the coding sequence ATGGCCGACTCCAGTTTCGACATCGTCTCGAAGGTCGAGCGGCAGGAGGTCGACAACGCCCTCAACCAGGCCGCCAAGGAGCTCTCGCAGCGCTACGACTTCAAGGGCACCGGCGCCACGATCGCCTGGTCCGGCGAGAAGATCCTGATGGAGGCGAACTCCGAGGAGCGCGTCAAGGCCGTCCTCGACGTCTTCGAGACCAAGCTGGTCAAGCGCGGGATCTCGCTCAAGGCGCTGGACGCCGGCGAGCCGCAGCTGTCCGGCAAGGAGTACAAGATCTTCGCCACGATCGAGGAAGGCATCTCCCAGGAGAACGCCAAGAAGGTCGCGAAGATCATCCGGGACGAGGGTCCCAAGGGCGTCAAGGCCCAGGTCCAGGGCGAGGAGCTGCGCGTCAGCTCCAAGAGCCGTGACGACCTCCAGGAGGTCCAGGCGCTGCTCAAGGGCAAGGACCTGGACTTCGCGATCCAGTTCGTGAACTACCGCTGA
- a CDS encoding DUF3574 domain-containing protein → MLVALLGAGIPALVGAALHTDTGKPYQETRLYFGTERSDGREPVGEQEFMRFLDREITLAFPEGLTVHDGYGRWRGEDGKSIRETSYEVVLLYPVREADERNARIERIRKAYEDQYRQDSVGRSDDKVTAEF, encoded by the coding sequence GTGCTGGTCGCCCTGCTCGGCGCCGGTATCCCGGCCCTGGTGGGAGCGGCGCTCCACACGGACACGGGGAAGCCGTACCAGGAGACCCGGCTCTATTTCGGCACCGAGCGCAGCGACGGCCGGGAACCCGTCGGAGAGCAGGAGTTCATGCGCTTCCTGGACCGCGAGATCACCCTCGCCTTTCCCGAGGGGCTGACCGTCCACGACGGGTACGGCCGGTGGCGGGGCGAGGACGGCAAGAGCATCCGCGAGACCTCGTACGAGGTGGTGCTGCTGTACCCCGTGAGGGAGGCCGACGAGCGCAACGCGCGCATCGAGCGGATCCGCAAGGCGTACGAGGACCAGTACCGGCAGGACTCGGTCGGGCGGTCCGACGACAAGGTGACCGCCGAGTTCTGA
- a CDS encoding SDR family oxidoreductase codes for MRIVIAGGHGQIALRLERLLAVRGYEVAGIIRDPAQGDDLREAGAEPVLCDLESATVEHVAGILHGADAAVFAAGAGPGSGVGRKDTVDRGAAVLFADAAERARVRRFLMVSSMGADTYHEGDDVFDVYLRAKGEADDHLRTRLGLEWTILRPGSLIDDAGTGLVRLEAHTGRGSVPRDDVAAVLAELVETPATAGLTLELTSGSTPVTVAVKDVAGN; via the coding sequence ATGCGCATCGTCATCGCGGGTGGACACGGTCAGATCGCGCTGCGGCTGGAGCGCCTGCTCGCCGTGCGCGGGTACGAGGTCGCGGGCATCATCCGCGACCCGGCACAGGGCGACGACCTCAGGGAGGCCGGCGCCGAACCGGTGCTGTGCGATCTGGAATCGGCCACGGTCGAACACGTTGCGGGCATCCTGCACGGCGCGGACGCGGCGGTCTTCGCCGCCGGCGCGGGCCCCGGCAGCGGTGTCGGGCGCAAGGACACCGTGGACCGGGGCGCGGCAGTGCTGTTCGCCGACGCGGCCGAACGGGCACGCGTACGGCGCTTCCTGATGGTCTCTTCGATGGGCGCGGACACGTACCACGAGGGCGATGACGTCTTCGACGTCTACCTGCGGGCCAAGGGCGAGGCCGACGACCACCTCCGGACCCGGCTGGGGCTGGAGTGGACGATCCTGCGCCCCGGATCGCTCATCGACGACGCCGGTACGGGTCTGGTCCGCCTGGAGGCCCACACGGGCCGCGGGTCCGTGCCCCGCGACGACGTGGCGGCGGTGCTCGCCGAGCTGGTCGAGACGCCGGCGACGGCGGGCCTGACCTTGGAGCTGACCTCCGGTTCGACGCCGGTGACCGTGGCCGTCAAGGACGTTGCCGGCAACTGA
- a CDS encoding amidohydrolase family protein: MSESQPQQPSHSPRSGRGEVGGHGPAHGPSQNRAPSRGAGNAAAAEAATLLLAGARLTDGRTVDVRLSSGRIQAVGTAGSLPAPALSRVDLSGYLLLPAPAEPHAHGDTALTADGEGPVSYTPDEVQRRATEAALLQLGHGATAVRSHVRIGDVHGLGPMEAVLQARRSLRGLTDLTTVAVPRLLTGVAGADGLAMLRDAVKMGASVIGGCPDLDPDPTGFLEAVLELAAEHGCPVDLHTDGDDPGRLSRLAAMAGGLRPGVTIGPCGGLSRLPLDVAARAADQLAAAGVRVTCLPQGDCAALERRGLRTAPVRLLRTAGVRVTAGSGALRDAGNPVGRGDPLEAAYLLASQGGLRPGEAYESVSSAAREAMGLPEVRVEAGFPAELLAVRGDRIAAVLSLAYSRIVIHRGRVVARTSAVREYCDSAVAVALDLPRQGRTEPGP; the protein is encoded by the coding sequence ATGTCCGAAAGCCAGCCGCAGCAGCCGTCCCACTCCCCCCGCAGCGGCCGCGGCGAGGTCGGCGGCCACGGACCCGCACACGGCCCCTCCCAGAACCGCGCACCCTCGCGCGGGGCCGGGAACGCGGCCGCCGCCGAGGCCGCCACCCTGCTGCTCGCCGGGGCCCGCCTCACCGACGGCCGGACCGTCGACGTCCGCCTCAGCAGCGGCCGGATCCAGGCCGTGGGCACCGCGGGCAGCCTCCCGGCCCCCGCCCTCTCCCGCGTGGACCTCAGCGGCTACCTGCTGCTGCCCGCCCCCGCCGAGCCCCACGCCCACGGGGACACCGCCCTGACCGCCGACGGCGAAGGGCCCGTCTCCTACACCCCCGACGAGGTCCAGCGCCGGGCCACCGAAGCGGCCCTGCTCCAGCTCGGGCACGGCGCCACCGCCGTGCGCTCGCACGTCCGGATCGGCGACGTGCACGGCCTCGGCCCCATGGAGGCCGTGCTCCAGGCCCGCCGATCGCTGCGCGGGCTCACCGACCTGACCACCGTGGCCGTGCCCCGGCTGCTGACCGGGGTGGCCGGCGCCGACGGGCTCGCGATGCTGCGGGACGCGGTCAAGATGGGCGCCTCCGTGATCGGCGGCTGCCCCGACCTGGACCCCGACCCGACGGGCTTCCTCGAAGCCGTCCTGGAACTCGCCGCCGAGCACGGCTGTCCCGTGGACCTGCACACGGACGGTGACGACCCCGGCCGCCTGTCCCGGCTCGCCGCGATGGCCGGCGGGCTGCGCCCCGGGGTGACCATCGGGCCCTGCGGCGGTCTCTCCCGGCTCCCGCTGGACGTGGCCGCCCGCGCCGCCGACCAGCTGGCGGCGGCCGGCGTACGGGTGACCTGCCTGCCCCAGGGCGACTGCGCGGCCCTGGAGCGCCGAGGCCTGCGCACCGCCCCCGTCCGCCTGCTGCGGACCGCGGGCGTACGGGTCACGGCCGGCAGCGGTGCGCTGCGCGACGCCGGGAACCCGGTCGGCCGCGGCGACCCGCTGGAGGCCGCGTACCTGCTGGCCTCCCAGGGCGGGCTCCGGCCGGGCGAGGCCTACGAGTCGGTCAGCTCCGCCGCCCGCGAGGCCATGGGCCTGCCGGAGGTGCGGGTGGAGGCCGGTTTCCCGGCGGAGCTGCTCGCCGTGCGCGGGGACCGGATCGCGGCCGTGCTCTCCCTGGCGTACAGCAGGATCGTGATCCACCGCGGACGGGTGGTAGCCCGTACGAGTGCCGTCCGGGAGTACTGCGACTCCGCCGTCGCGGTGGCTCTGGACCTGCCCCGACAGGGCCGTACGGAGCCCGGACCCTGA
- the rpmG gene encoding 50S ribosomal protein L33 — translation MAATDVRPKITLACVECKERNYITKKNRRNNPDRLEMKKHCPRCNSHTAHRETR, via the coding sequence GTGGCTGCCACCGACGTCCGCCCGAAGATCACGCTGGCCTGCGTGGAGTGCAAGGAGCGGAACTACATCACCAAGAAGAACCGGCGTAACAACCCGGACCGTCTTGAGATGAAGAAGCACTGCCCGCGCTGCAACTCGCACACCGCGCACCGCGAGACCCGCTGA
- a CDS encoding MaoC family dehydratase N-terminal domain-containing protein: MALDQSFVGRSYPPTDPYEVGREKIREFAVAVGDANPVYTDPEAAKSYGYSDVIAPPTFVFAITFAAAGQVVEDPQLGLDYSRVVHGDQKFAYSRPVRAGDRLSVTSTIEAVKSLAGNDIIDIRGEVHDETGEHVVTAWTKLVSRAPEEA, from the coding sequence ATGGCTCTCGACCAGTCCTTCGTGGGGCGGAGCTACCCGCCCACCGATCCGTACGAGGTCGGCCGGGAGAAGATCCGCGAATTCGCGGTAGCGGTGGGTGACGCCAATCCCGTCTACACCGACCCCGAAGCCGCCAAGTCGTACGGCTACTCCGATGTGATCGCTCCGCCGACTTTTGTATTCGCGATCACTTTCGCGGCGGCGGGCCAGGTTGTCGAGGACCCGCAGCTGGGGCTGGACTACAGCCGCGTCGTGCACGGCGACCAGAAGTTCGCGTACTCCCGCCCCGTGCGCGCCGGTGACCGGCTTTCGGTGACCTCCACGATCGAGGCCGTGAAGTCCCTCGCGGGCAACGACATCATCGACATCCGCGGCGAGGTCCACGACGAGACCGGCGAGCACGTGGTGACGGCGTGGACGAAGCTCGTCTCCCGCGCCCCCGAGGAGGCCTGA
- a CDS encoding MaoC family dehydratase has protein sequence MAAQIQYADVEVGTELPAASFPVTRATLVRYAGASGDFNPIHWNEKFAKEVGLPDVIAHGMFTMAEAIRVVTDWVGDPGAVVEYGVRFTKPVVVPNDDQGGLIEVTAKVAAKLDDNRVRVDLTAMSAGQKVLGMSRAVVELA, from the coding sequence ATGGCAGCGCAGATCCAGTACGCCGACGTCGAGGTCGGCACCGAGCTGCCGGCGGCGTCCTTCCCCGTGACGCGCGCCACGCTCGTCCGCTACGCCGGTGCCTCGGGTGACTTCAACCCGATCCACTGGAACGAGAAGTTCGCCAAGGAGGTCGGACTGCCGGACGTGATCGCGCACGGCATGTTCACCATGGCCGAGGCGATCCGCGTGGTCACCGACTGGGTCGGCGACCCGGGCGCGGTGGTCGAGTACGGCGTCCGCTTCACGAAGCCGGTCGTGGTCCCGAACGACGACCAGGGCGGCCTGATCGAGGTCACGGCCAAGGTCGCGGCCAAGCTGGACGACAACCGCGTCCGGGTCGACCTGACGGCCATGAGCGCCGGCCAGAAGGTACTGGGCATGTCCCGCGCCGTGGTCGAACTGGCGTAA
- a CDS encoding TetR/AcrR family transcriptional regulator, translated as MARMSAEERRESVIRAAMHEFARGGYYGTSTEAIAKRVGVSQPYLFRLFPNKLAIFLAAAERCMRDTREVFAEAGEGLCGEEATRAMANAYTRLIAEDPDKLQMQLQMYVTVAAAEAAGDHELGELVRKGWMELWDTVHVPFGGDVKETTTFMAYGMLINTLAAMGFPPGHRVWEGLYPDAHSKGRLEK; from the coding sequence ATGGCAAGGATGAGCGCAGAAGAGCGGCGCGAGAGCGTCATTCGGGCGGCGATGCATGAGTTCGCGCGCGGGGGCTACTACGGGACCTCCACCGAGGCGATCGCCAAGCGGGTGGGTGTCTCGCAGCCGTATCTCTTCCGGCTCTTCCCGAACAAGCTCGCCATCTTCCTCGCCGCCGCCGAGCGGTGCATGCGGGATACCCGGGAGGTCTTCGCCGAGGCCGGCGAAGGGCTGTGCGGCGAGGAGGCAACGCGGGCCATGGCGAACGCCTACACCCGGCTCATCGCCGAGGATCCCGACAAGCTCCAGATGCAGCTCCAGATGTACGTCACCGTCGCCGCCGCCGAAGCGGCCGGGGATCACGAGCTCGGCGAGCTCGTCCGGAAGGGCTGGATGGAGCTGTGGGACACGGTCCACGTGCCGTTCGGCGGCGACGTGAAGGAGACCACGACCTTCATGGCGTACGGGATGCTGATCAACACCCTCGCCGCCATGGGCTTCCCGCCCGGGCATCGGGTCTGGGAGGGGTTGTACCCCGACGCCCACAGCAAGGGCCGCCTGGAGAAGTGA